Part of the Paenibacillus terrae HPL-003 genome is shown below.
TGGAATGCAGTCATGAAAATCAGCCAACTGGGCACACAACTGCTGGTGTCGATTATTCTGAGCTTGTTTTTCCTGATGGAAAAATCCTATATTACACGCTTTACAGCTACGTTTGTCGATAGCAAGCTGGGCTGGTTTTTCAAGGAAGTGGGTCATTTTGGCCGCATGTTTCTGGACACATTCGGAAAGGTGCTGGAAGCCCAACTACTGATTTCACTCATTAACTGTATATTGACCACGACCGCTCTGTGGATTATGGGTTTTCCTAATTTGCTCGGCCTTGCGCTCATCATATTCTTGTTGGGATTAGTCCCGGTGGCGGGTGTATTCATCTCCCTGATACCGCTCGGTCTGATTGCTTTTAGCGTCGGGGGAATCAATTATGTGATTTATCTGGTTATTCTGATCGTGGTTATTCATGCGATTGAAGCCTATTTCCTGAATCCGAAGCTGATGTCATCCAAAACCAATTTGCCGATCTTTTTTACCTTTGTCGTATTGATTTTTTCCGAGCATTTGATTGGAATCTGGGGCTTGATTGTAGGGATTCCACTGTTTGTTTTCTTCCTTGATCTGATCGGGGTACAGCGCAAGCAAGAGAAGGATACCTGATTTGACGAATGCCTGTGAAGCTGCAGGCATTTTTTAATTCCGGGTTATCTGTAGTACACTGAGTATAAAAGAGGTTGTCAGTTAAATAAGGAAACGAGATGATATGGGTGGATCAGAAAGTCAAGGTACTGGCTATATCGGGGAGCCTTCGTCAAAAGTCCTCCAATACAGCCTTATTAAAGGCTACCATTGGGTTAGCGTCAGAGAATATGATATTTACGATGTATAACGGATTGGGTGAGCTTCCGCATTTTAACCCGGACCTGGATATAGATGAGGGACCTGCTTCCGTCAATGAGCTGCGGGAACAACTGAAAGAAGCGGATGGGGTATTGATCTGTACGCCGGAATATGGGAATGGTGTTCCGGGTGCTCTGAAAAATGCATTGGATTGGATCGTATCCTCAGGTGAATTTGTAAATAAACCTACAGCAGTTATTAGCGCGTCACCCTCTCCTATGGGTGGGAATCTGGCCCATGCCTCTCTGTTACTCACACTGCAAATGATCAATGCCGAGATTGTGGAAAATGGAAAGGTCATTATTCCGCATATCACATTGAAGCTAAATCAGGAGGGTGAGATTACAAACCTTGAAACGAGGCAGGAGCTACAAGCATTACTTCAAGGGCTTGAGCAAGCTTGTTCGAGACAGACAGTATAGAGTAAAACAAAAGCAGATCCTTCATGAACACATCATGGAAGGATCTGCTTTTTAGCTTAATCAAATGTTAGATAGTATCCAATAAGCTCTCATATACCTTTAATCGGGCATATACCGTTTCAAGTATTGGATATGCATCATGACTGCCAGCAGCCAATGCAAGAAGTGAACCATGCAGGTGACTCGCTTCAATCGGAAGCTTTTTAAGCATATCACGTTGCATGGATGACATCATCTCTGGTCGTAAGGAATCCATCGTTTTCAGTGTATGAGCTTCCAACTCTGAATCAATCGGCATCCCTGCGTTGCGAGCAAGTGTGACCATCTCATGCAGCAGCTTTTCGTATATAGCGCGTGACTCTGCCGTGGCAAGTATAGTCCCGACAGAGGCATCCATTAGTGTTGTGATTCCGCTCAAGCTGGCAACAAATATATATTTCTGCCAAACTTCACGCTGGATATCCTGACTTTGTGTGACTGTGAAGCCTGCATGATCAAGATGATTCAGCAGTATTTGTGTACGCTCTGATTGCCCACCGTTCCATTCACCGAAGACGATACGGTGGAATGGACTTGTCTGAACGACAGAACCATCATGATCTAGCGTAGTTTCGATATAACAAAGACCTCCCAGCACTTTTTCCGGACCGAACTGCTTGCGTAAAGAGTCAAAATGTTCGTAACCATTAAGTAACGGAAGAATCATAGTATGTTCACCGATATAGGGCTCAAGATCGAATTGCAATTGGGGCAAATGATACGCTTTGACCGCAACGATAATGCAGTCGAACGGCTCGACGGCTTCACCATTTGTAATAGCACGGATTGGCGTGTGAAAATTCCCATGAACACTTTTAACAATCAGACCTTTTTCTTTCAACCTAGGCTTTTTGGAAGGACGTACGAAAAAGGTTACGTCTTCTCCTTTTTGAATAAGACGTCCACCGAAGTAGCCTCCAATAGCCCCTGCACCTACAATCAAAAGTCGCATCATAGGGTCCCTGCCTTTACTTTTGCATTCCCGTACAGTCGTTCTACTACGTTCTCATCTGCCTTAAAAACATGCTCTTCGCCCGGAAAAGAACGATCCTTCACGTCTTTGACATATTGCCCGATGCTGTCACAGATCAGAGTACCTATATCCGAATATGTTTTTACGAACTTTTTCTCCCGGTAAGGAGAGGAGTATTGCAGCATGTCATGGTAGACCAAAACTTGGCCATCACAGTATCTCCCGGCACCGATGCCAATAACCGGAATAGATAGCTCCCTGGTAATGGTCTCCGCTACTTCCTCTGTCACCAGCTCCAGCACGATGGCAAAAGCCCCCGCTTGCTCCAGTGCCCGTGCATCATTCAGAAGACGCTCAGCGCCCTGCGAGTTTTTACCTTGGATGAAGTATCCGCCGATCTGATGCACAGACTGTGGTGTAAGTCCGATATGTCCCAGTAGTGGGACGCCGGATTGAACAATTCGCTTCACGGTGTCGCAAATCTCCATCCCCCCCTCCAGTTTCACAGCATGGGCATGTCCTTCTTGCATGAGTCTGCGCACATGCATAAGAGCTTCCTCGCTACTCCCGTGGTACGTCATAAATGGCATATCCGCGACAATAAAGGTATGTCCTGCTCCACGCGCGACCGACCTTGTATGATAGACCATATCTTCCATAGTGACAGGCAGTGTGGAGTTATAATTAGACAGCACATTACCTGCGGAGTCACCGACAAGAATGATATCTATACCAGCTTCCTCGGCCAAACGAGCAGACGGATAATCATACGCCGTAATCATGCTTATAGGTAAACCTTCTCGTTTCATTTTCTTCAATTGCAAAATATTAA
Proteins encoded:
- a CDS encoding NADPH-dependent FMN reductase, whose product is MIWVDQKVKVLAISGSLRQKSSNTALLKATIGLASENMIFTMYNGLGELPHFNPDLDIDEGPASVNELREQLKEADGVLICTPEYGNGVPGALKNALDWIVSSGEFVNKPTAVISASPSPMGGNLAHASLLLTLQMINAEIVENGKVIIPHITLKLNQEGEITNLETRQELQALLQGLEQACSRQTV
- a CDS encoding AI-2E family transporter, encoding MVRNWMNHAGVRRIAVLAIIILLLFMLRSMMNIILLTLLLTILIGSIYNGVNKLIKRFANVPPLIVLLLVYGLLILIIVWGVYRMVPLISIQVKQVYFMIHQAYMYPDRNQWNETIIQFMDTLNVQRLFEPGWNAVMKISQLGTQLLVSIILSLFFLMEKSYITRFTATFVDSKLGWFFKEVGHFGRMFLDTFGKVLEAQLLISLINCILTTTALWIMGFPNLLGLALIIFLLGLVPVAGVFISLIPLGLIAFSVGGINYVIYLVILIVVIHAIEAYFLNPKLMSSKTNLPIFFTFVVLIFSEHLIGIWGLIVGIPLFVFFLDLIGVQRKQEKDT
- a CDS encoding ketopantoate reductase family protein — encoded protein: MRLLIVGAGAIGGYFGGRLIQKGEDVTFFVRPSKKPRLKEKGLIVKSVHGNFHTPIRAITNGEAVEPFDCIIVAVKAYHLPQLQFDLEPYIGEHTMILPLLNGYEHFDSLRKQFGPEKVLGGLCYIETTLDHDGSVVQTSPFHRIVFGEWNGGQSERTQILLNHLDHAGFTVTQSQDIQREVWQKYIFVASLSGITTLMDASVGTILATAESRAIYEKLLHEMVTLARNAGMPIDSELEAHTLKTMDSLRPEMMSSMQRDMLKKLPIEASHLHGSLLALAAGSHDAYPILETVYARLKVYESLLDTI
- the panB gene encoding 3-methyl-2-oxobutanoate hydroxymethyltransferase → MATPKALNILQLKKMKREGLPISMITAYDYPSARLAEEAGIDIILVGDSAGNVLSNYNSTLPVTMEDMVYHTRSVARGAGHTFIVADMPFMTYHGSSEEALMHVRRLMQEGHAHAVKLEGGMEICDTVKRIVQSGVPLLGHIGLTPQSVHQIGGYFIQGKNSQGAERLLNDARALEQAGAFAIVLELVTEEVAETITRELSIPVIGIGAGRYCDGQVLVYHDMLQYSSPYREKKFVKTYSDIGTLICDSIGQYVKDVKDRSFPGEEHVFKADENVVERLYGNAKVKAGTL